From Paracoccus suum, the proteins below share one genomic window:
- a CDS encoding SRPBCC family protein, protein MQVSTSHDVEMPADALFDAVADFDLLERMMVRRGAQVTRLEPPAGSPMSWDIAFDWRGRRREMRLHVTSYDRPEKVQMHGTSDSFDVEIRADIVALSRYRSRLVLTIEGKARTIKARLMLQTAKLTRGSIDKKFEARVAAYLDGLAARDA, encoded by the coding sequence ATGCAGGTGAGCACCAGCCACGACGTCGAGATGCCTGCTGATGCACTGTTCGATGCGGTAGCCGATTTCGATCTGCTTGAACGGATGATGGTGCGCCGCGGCGCACAGGTCACCCGGCTCGAGCCCCCGGCGGGCAGCCCCATGTCCTGGGACATCGCCTTTGACTGGCGGGGACGCCGCCGCGAGATGCGTCTGCACGTGACCTCGTACGACCGTCCCGAGAAGGTCCAGATGCACGGTACCTCGGACAGTTTCGACGTTGAAATCCGTGCCGATATCGTTGCGCTCTCGCGCTATCGCTCGCGCCTCGTGCTGACGATCGAGGGAAAGGCGCGCACCATCAAGGCGCGGCTGATGCTGCAGACCGCCAAGCTGACCCGCGGCTCGATCGACAAGAAGTTCGAGGCGCGCGTCGCGGCCTATCTGGACGGGCTGGCCGCGCGCGACGCCTGA
- a CDS encoding 5'-nucleotidase C-terminal domain-containing protein yields MIEPRSDISGDGSRVGLREDATGFAEGHASKARAGRTGDATAIDLRIMAITDLHMQLLDFDYFRRRTDLPLGRGLEHLAVLIERQRSTAANTLLFDNGDLLQGNPLADDLARAATGAGAHPAIASLNAVGCDAATLGNHDFSYGRSFLARALGGAAFPFVLANARLPGLQNRVRPWVILQRELRDRAGRTHQIGIGVIGFVPPQSSAWEAAEFPGLRTEDIIEAAEREVPLMRASGADLVVALAHSGTSPLPHQLGTENAASALAGLPGIDAVIAGHSHELNPAPEERREYPQPSPAPLVQAGFGGSHLGVINLVLEQETNGRRWQVGHATAELHPATSLATDIGSPARVAIRKATLPAHRSALRAGARRIGRTAVPLGSHLAMLGQDPGLRLVAMAQRWHLRAALSGTHYAELPILVAVAPFRAGARGGPGHYTHIPAGRITHGDLADLYAFNNRAAALIVTGAELADWLERAAGAFLRILPGAGTQELIDPDFASYNFDMIDGLHWQIDPSRPARYMADGLPRADGTGGRIRNLTYGGQPVTPERRFLLATNSYRLSGVGLYADLTADCAPISAGTATVRDLVRAYLRRRRVVAPQARPMFTFARVPGASGLIRTGPEVATMLADNPLGLIPEGTDDQGFLRLRVPLDRD; encoded by the coding sequence TTGATCGAGCCACGGAGCGATATTTCCGGCGACGGCAGCCGGGTCGGCCTTCGTGAGGACGCGACGGGCTTCGCCGAGGGGCATGCCTCCAAAGCTAGGGCGGGCCGCACGGGTGACGCGACGGCCATCGACCTGCGGATCATGGCGATCACCGACCTGCATATGCAGTTGCTGGACTTCGATTACTTTCGGCGCCGGACCGACTTGCCGCTCGGCCGCGGGCTGGAGCATCTGGCAGTCCTGATCGAGCGTCAGCGCAGTACGGCGGCCAATACGCTGCTTTTCGACAATGGCGATCTTCTCCAGGGCAACCCACTGGCAGACGATCTGGCGCGCGCCGCGACCGGGGCCGGGGCGCATCCGGCAATTGCCAGCCTGAATGCAGTCGGGTGCGATGCGGCGACGCTGGGTAATCACGATTTCTCTTATGGCCGCAGCTTTCTGGCCCGGGCGCTTGGGGGAGCAGCATTTCCCTTCGTGCTCGCCAATGCGCGCCTGCCCGGACTGCAAAACCGGGTGCGCCCGTGGGTGATCCTGCAGCGCGAGTTGCGCGACCGGGCTGGGCGGACCCACCAGATCGGCATCGGCGTGATCGGCTTCGTGCCGCCCCAGTCCTCGGCCTGGGAAGCCGCCGAGTTTCCGGGCCTTCGGACCGAGGACATCATTGAGGCCGCCGAGCGCGAGGTGCCGCTGATGCGCGCCAGTGGCGCAGACCTCGTCGTCGCGCTCGCCCATTCCGGCACCTCGCCATTGCCGCATCAGCTTGGGACCGAGAATGCTGCGAGCGCCCTCGCCGGCCTGCCGGGGATTGACGCGGTGATCGCCGGGCATAGCCACGAGTTGAATCCGGCCCCCGAAGAGAGGCGCGAATACCCGCAGCCGAGCCCCGCACCTTTGGTGCAGGCAGGCTTTGGCGGCTCGCATCTGGGCGTCATCAACCTCGTGCTGGAGCAGGAAACGAATGGCCGACGCTGGCAGGTCGGGCATGCCACAGCGGAACTCCATCCCGCGACATCACTCGCCACGGACATAGGCTCACCGGCCCGCGTTGCCATTCGCAAGGCCACCCTGCCTGCGCATCGGTCCGCACTGCGCGCGGGCGCGCGTCGGATCGGGCGCACGGCGGTGCCGCTGGGCAGCCACCTGGCGATGCTCGGGCAGGATCCCGGGCTGCGCCTGGTTGCCATGGCGCAACGCTGGCATTTGCGAGCCGCGCTGTCGGGCACGCACTATGCCGAACTGCCGATCCTCGTCGCAGTCGCCCCCTTTCGGGCTGGCGCCCGTGGCGGCCCGGGGCATTACACCCACATCCCCGCCGGCAGGATCACCCATGGCGATCTGGCCGATCTCTATGCGTTCAACAACCGCGCCGCGGCCCTGATCGTGACCGGGGCCGAGCTTGCGGATTGGCTCGAGCGCGCGGCTGGGGCATTCCTGCGCATCCTGCCCGGCGCGGGAACGCAGGAATTGATCGACCCCGATTTCGCCAGCTATAACTTTGACATGATCGACGGCCTGCACTGGCAGATCGATCCCAGCCGGCCTGCCCGCTACATGGCGGACGGGCTCCCCCGGGCCGACGGGACGGGCGGACGGATCCGCAACCTGACCTACGGGGGCCAGCCGGTGACGCCCGAGCGCCGCTTCCTCCTGGCGACGAACAGCTACCGATTGTCAGGGGTGGGCCTTTACGCCGACCTGACTGCCGATTGCGCGCCGATCAGCGCAGGCACCGCCACGGTGCGCGATCTGGTGCGCGCCTATCTGCGCCGCCGCCGGGTCGTCGCCCCCCAAGCGCGACCGATGTTCACCTTTGCGCGCGTGCCCGGTGCGTCCGGGTTGATCCGCACCGGCCCCGAGGTCGCGACCATGCTGGCGGACAATCCGCTGGGCCTCATCCCCGAGGGGACGGACGACCAGGGCTTCCTGCGGCTGCGCGTGCCGCTTGACCGGGATTAG
- a CDS encoding NADH:flavin oxidoreductase translates to MPELATSPDAAPASRDPLLQPYRLKHLVLKNRIMTTAHEPAYTEDGMPKDRYRAYHEARARGGVAMVMTAGSASVSRDSPPAFGNVLAYMDEVVPWTRALTDACHAHGCAVMIQLTHLGWRTRWDRGDWLPVVAPGRTREPAHRSFPKLAEDWDLDRIIADYADAAERMAAAGMDGIELEAYGHLLDAFWSPRLNQLEAPWNGNLPARMAFSDAVIGAMRARVGPDFLIGVRFSADEGAPGGIDTDTGLAIARRLRDSGQVDFLNVIRGRIETDPALIEVIPLMGMPSAPHLDFAGRVRAEVGLPTFHAARIPDVATARHAIAAGLLDMVGMTRAHIADPDIVEKVRTGQENRIRPCVGANYCLDRIYQGGEALCIHNASTGRELSLPHEIAPAPEVLRVVVVGAGPAGLEAARVAALRGHQVTVLEAADAPGGQIRLAARHPRRRELMGIIDWRMAECLATGVQFQFNLLAEADDVMALRPEVVIVATGGLAQDVPMAGGEGLCVTAWDIISGDVAPGQRVLVFDDAGDMVALHAAEVIALAGGAVEVMTPDRTFAPEVMGMNLSPWIKALQPLGVRLTVAQRLLGAARAGNLIQARIGTDYGPHEELREVDQIVVNHGTAPLDELYLELKPLSANRGAVDYAALLAGRPQPGANGSAEDFRLWRIGDAVASRNIHAAVHDALRLVRTL, encoded by the coding sequence ATGCCTGAGCTTGCCACCTCCCCGGATGCCGCGCCCGCCAGCCGCGACCCGTTGCTGCAGCCCTACCGGCTGAAGCATCTGGTGCTGAAGAACCGGATCATGACCACCGCACATGAGCCGGCCTATACCGAGGACGGGATGCCCAAGGATCGCTACCGCGCCTATCACGAGGCGCGGGCACGGGGTGGAGTGGCGATGGTCATGACTGCCGGCAGCGCCTCGGTCAGCCGCGACAGCCCGCCAGCTTTTGGCAATGTGCTGGCCTATATGGACGAGGTCGTGCCCTGGACGCGCGCGCTGACGGATGCCTGCCACGCACATGGCTGCGCGGTCATGATCCAGCTGACCCACCTTGGCTGGCGCACCCGCTGGGACCGCGGCGACTGGCTGCCGGTCGTCGCGCCCGGGCGCACGCGCGAGCCGGCGCATCGCAGTTTTCCCAAGCTGGCCGAGGATTGGGACCTTGACCGGATCATCGCCGACTATGCGGATGCGGCCGAACGCATGGCCGCCGCCGGCATGGATGGGATCGAACTTGAGGCCTACGGCCATCTGCTGGACGCCTTCTGGTCGCCGCGCCTGAACCAGCTTGAGGCGCCGTGGAACGGCAATCTGCCCGCGCGGATGGCCTTTTCGGACGCGGTGATCGGTGCCATGCGGGCACGGGTCGGGCCGGATTTCCTCATCGGTGTTCGCTTTTCAGCAGACGAGGGCGCGCCCGGCGGTATCGACACCGATACCGGCCTCGCCATTGCCAGACGGCTGCGGGACAGCGGACAGGTCGATTTCCTGAACGTCATCCGCGGCCGGATCGAAACCGACCCGGCGCTGATCGAGGTTATTCCGCTGATGGGCATGCCCTCAGCCCCGCATCTGGATTTCGCCGGTCGGGTCCGGGCCGAGGTCGGCTTGCCGACATTCCACGCAGCGCGCATCCCTGATGTGGCGACTGCCCGTCACGCGATCGCCGCGGGGTTGCTCGACATGGTCGGCATGACCCGCGCCCATATCGCCGACCCCGACATCGTTGAGAAGGTTCGCACCGGGCAGGAGAATCGCATCCGCCCTTGCGTAGGCGCCAACTATTGCCTCGACCGGATCTATCAGGGCGGGGAGGCGCTCTGCATCCACAACGCCTCGACCGGGCGCGAGTTGTCGCTGCCGCACGAGATCGCGCCGGCTCCTGAAGTGCTGCGGGTGGTGGTGGTCGGCGCCGGCCCGGCGGGGCTGGAGGCGGCGCGAGTTGCCGCCTTGCGCGGCCATCAAGTTACAGTGCTCGAGGCGGCCGACGCCCCCGGCGGCCAGATCCGGCTGGCCGCACGTCACCCCCGCCGGCGCGAGTTGATGGGCATCATCGACTGGCGCATGGCAGAATGCCTCGCCACTGGCGTGCAGTTCCAGTTCAACCTACTGGCCGAGGCGGACGACGTCATGGCGCTGCGGCCCGAGGTGGTGATCGTCGCCACCGGCGGCCTGGCGCAGGACGTGCCGATGGCGGGGGGCGAGGGTCTTTGCGTGACCGCCTGGGACATCATCTCGGGCGATGTTGCCCCCGGCCAGCGGGTGCTGGTGTTCGACGATGCCGGCGACATGGTAGCCCTGCACGCAGCCGAGGTGATCGCCCTTGCGGGCGGCGCAGTCGAAGTGATGACCCCCGACCGCACCTTTGCACCCGAGGTGATGGGCATGAACCTCTCGCCCTGGATCAAGGCGCTGCAACCACTGGGCGTGCGGTTGACTGTCGCGCAGCGTCTGTTGGGCGCGGCCCGGGCGGGCAACCTGATCCAGGCTCGGATCGGCACCGATTACGGCCCGCATGAGGAACTGCGCGAGGTTGACCAGATCGTCGTCAACCACGGCACGGCCCCGCTGGATGAGTTGTATCTGGAACTGAAGCCACTGTCGGCGAACCGCGGCGCGGTCGATTACGCCGCACTGCTCGCCGGTCGCCCGCAGCCCGGGGCGAATGGCTCGGCAGAGGATTTTCGCCTCTGGCGCATCGGCGATGCTGTCGCATCGCGCAACATCCATGCCGCGGTGCATGATGCCCTGCGGCTGGTGCGAACACTGTAG
- a CDS encoding fumarylacetoacetate hydrolase family protein, translating to MKLLRYGPKGQERPGLLDAGSVIRDLSGHVDDIAGAVLTPEGLARLAALDPSALPAVPGNPRLGPCVGRVGKFVCIGLNYADHAAETGAPIPSEPIIFNKWTSAICGPDDDIEIPRGSTRTDWEVELGIIIGTPGRYITAEDALSHVAGYCVVNDVSERDWQMNRGGTWDKGKGFDSFGPIGPWLVTPDEAGDVGRLAMWLDVDGQRMQSGSTETMIFGVAEIIAYCSQCMSLQPGDVISTGTPPGVGLGQKPPRFLRAGEVVRLGIEGLGEQTQRVVQA from the coding sequence ATGAAATTGCTGCGTTATGGTCCAAAGGGGCAGGAACGCCCGGGCCTGCTGGATGCGGGCAGCGTGATCCGCGATCTGTCGGGCCATGTGGACGATATCGCCGGGGCCGTGCTGACGCCGGAGGGCCTGGCCCGCCTCGCGGCGCTCGACCCCTCGGCCCTGCCTGCGGTGCCGGGCAATCCGCGCCTGGGGCCCTGCGTCGGGCGCGTCGGCAAGTTCGTCTGCATCGGCCTCAACTATGCCGACCATGCCGCCGAGACGGGCGCCCCCATCCCGTCCGAGCCGATCATTTTCAACAAATGGACCAGCGCGATTTGCGGTCCCGATGACGATATCGAAATTCCGCGCGGATCGACCCGCACCGACTGGGAAGTCGAGCTGGGCATCATCATCGGCACGCCCGGGCGCTACATCACGGCCGAGGACGCGCTGTCGCATGTCGCGGGCTACTGCGTGGTCAACGATGTCAGCGAGCGCGACTGGCAGATGAATCGCGGTGGCACCTGGGACAAGGGCAAGGGCTTTGACAGCTTTGGCCCGATCGGGCCGTGGCTGGTGACGCCCGACGAAGCGGGCGATGTTGGCCGGCTGGCGATGTGGCTGGACGTCGATGGCCAGCGCATGCAGAGCGGCAGCACCGAGACGATGATCTTTGGCGTCGCCGAGATCATCGCCTATTGCTCGCAATGCATGTCGCTGCAGCCGGGCGACGTGATTTCGACCGGCACGCCGCCCGGCGTCGGCCTCGGCCAGAAGCCGCCCCGGTTTCTGCGCGCGGGCGAGGTGGTGCGGCTGGGGATCGAGGGGCTGGGCGAGCAGACCCAGCGCGTCGTTCAGGCGTGA
- the efeO gene encoding iron uptake system protein EfeO, which produces MTLKSLFAGTTMLAVLGGAASAEVDPLALVEPIADYKIYVTEKTDELLAGTTEFVTAIKAGDVEKAKYLFPRTRLPYEAIEPIAELFSDLDVSIDSRADDYEGAEADPKFPGFHRIEYGLWEKGSTEGLEPVADKLLADVTDLHGRIGALTFPPEKVVGGAAVLMEEVAATKISGEEDRYSHTDLWDFKGNFDGAQKIVELVRPLIAEAEPDFLKTVDANFTKVDTILAKYKEGDGYMTYDKLTDADRKVLSAAVNTLAEDLSTLRGKLGLS; this is translated from the coding sequence ATGACGCTGAAATCTCTCTTTGCCGGAACCACGATGCTCGCCGTCCTTGGGGGCGCTGCATCGGCCGAGGTTGACCCGCTGGCGCTGGTCGAGCCGATTGCCGACTACAAGATCTACGTCACCGAAAAAACCGACGAACTGCTGGCGGGGACGACCGAGTTCGTGACCGCCATCAAGGCCGGCGACGTCGAAAAGGCCAAGTATCTGTTTCCGCGCACGCGCCTGCCCTATGAGGCGATCGAGCCGATCGCTGAGCTGTTTTCCGACCTCGACGTGTCCATCGACAGCCGTGCCGACGACTATGAAGGCGCCGAGGCGGACCCCAAGTTTCCGGGGTTTCACCGCATAGAGTACGGGTTGTGGGAAAAGGGCTCGACCGAGGGGCTGGAGCCCGTGGCCGACAAGCTGCTGGCCGATGTGACGGACCTCCATGGCCGCATCGGCGCACTGACGTTCCCGCCGGAAAAAGTCGTCGGCGGCGCGGCCGTGCTGATGGAGGAGGTCGCCGCGACCAAGATTTCGGGCGAGGAAGACCGCTACAGCCACACCGACCTGTGGGACTTCAAGGGCAACTTCGACGGCGCGCAAAAGATCGTCGAACTGGTGCGCCCGCTGATCGCCGAGGCCGAGCCCGACTTCCTCAAGACCGTAGACGCCAATTTCACCAAGGTCGACACCATCCTTGCCAAGTACAAGGAGGGTGATGGCTACATGACCTATGACAAGCTGACCGATGCCGACCGCAAGGTGCTGTCCGCAGCAGTCAACACGCTTGCCGAGGACCTGTCGACCCTGCGGGGCAAGCTGGGCCTCAGCTAA
- the efeB gene encoding iron uptake transporter deferrochelatase/peroxidase subunit, which produces MGNETPKTGLQTSRRGVLGAMGLLAACPFAGMARAQTPAGATPEPPVHSVTDAPEANRATQGDHVSPYGPHQAGITTARPAHGMIASFDLIAETPDELEETFKRLTSRIAFLTAGGPVPQLDPGLPPADSGILGPVLHPDALTITVSLGASLFDRLDWLTPHRPACLSRMTSFPNDALDAQCCHGDLSLQICANTQDTTIHALRDVLKTMSDRLVLNWKQEGSVPVIARTPDGVAESARNFLGFRDGSANPDSGDSALMDRIVWVGSGGAEPAWATGGTYQAVRLIRNFVERWDRTPFAEQEAIFGRRRISGAPLDRPDGTEFDVPDYAADRDGARTPLDSHIRLANPRGPGDEASLILRRPFNYSAGVTRSGQLDQGLLFICYQADLDRGFIAVQNRLNGEPLEEYIKPTGGGYFFTLPGMRDADDYLGRTLIAALRAAPVQTATQG; this is translated from the coding sequence ATGGGCAACGAGACGCCCAAGACCGGCCTGCAGACCAGCCGCCGCGGCGTGCTCGGCGCGATGGGCCTGCTCGCGGCATGTCCCTTTGCCGGCATGGCCCGCGCTCAGACGCCGGCCGGCGCGACCCCAGAACCGCCGGTCCACAGCGTGACCGACGCGCCCGAGGCGAACCGCGCCACGCAGGGCGACCACGTCTCGCCCTACGGCCCGCATCAGGCCGGTATCACCACCGCGCGCCCGGCGCATGGCATGATCGCCAGCTTTGACCTGATCGCAGAGACGCCGGACGAGCTGGAGGAGACCTTCAAGCGCCTGACCTCGCGCATTGCGTTCCTGACCGCGGGCGGGCCGGTGCCGCAACTGGACCCCGGTCTGCCGCCGGCTGACAGCGGTATCCTCGGGCCGGTGCTGCATCCCGATGCGTTGACCATCACCGTATCGCTGGGCGCGTCGCTGTTCGACCGGCTGGATTGGCTGACCCCGCACCGGCCCGCCTGCCTGTCGCGGATGACGTCCTTTCCGAACGACGCGCTGGACGCGCAATGCTGCCATGGCGACCTTAGCCTGCAGATCTGCGCCAACACGCAGGACACGACGATCCATGCCTTGCGCGATGTCCTGAAGACGATGTCCGACCGGCTGGTATTGAACTGGAAGCAGGAAGGCAGCGTCCCGGTCATCGCCCGGACCCCGGACGGCGTCGCCGAAAGCGCGCGAAATTTCCTCGGCTTTCGCGATGGTTCGGCCAATCCCGACAGCGGCGATTCCGCGTTGATGGACCGCATCGTCTGGGTCGGCAGCGGTGGGGCGGAACCAGCCTGGGCCACGGGCGGCACCTACCAGGCGGTGCGCCTGATCCGCAATTTTGTCGAGCGCTGGGACCGCACGCCATTTGCCGAGCAGGAGGCGATCTTTGGCCGCCGCCGCATCAGCGGTGCGCCTCTCGACCGGCCGGACGGAACCGAGTTCGACGTGCCCGACTATGCCGCCGACCGCGACGGCGCGCGCACCCCGCTGGACAGCCATATCCGCCTCGCCAACCCGCGCGGGCCGGGGGACGAGGCCAGCCTGATCTTGCGCCGCCCCTTCAACTATTCGGCCGGCGTGACCCGATCGGGCCAGCTGGACCAAGGGCTGCTGTTCATCTGCTACCAGGCGGACCTCGACCGGGGCTTTATCGCCGTCCAGAACCGGCTGAATGGTGAGCCGCTGGAGGAATATATCAAGCCGACCGGTGGTGGGTATTTCTTTACCTTGCCGGGGATGCGCGATGCCGACGACTACCTGGGACGAACGCTGATCGCGGCCTTGCGCGCGGCGCCCGTCCAGACTGCCACCCAAGGATAG
- the efeO gene encoding iron uptake system protein EfeO gives MTASAPGRMLPLAVGGAALLVVLGAGAFYAATRTASGPERGNVHKVSVGQNTCEPADFTVPAGPTTFEIHNESDRTIEWEILDGVMVVEERENIAPGFHALVTGRLSPGSYQITCGLLSNPRGTLTVTRSEASDVASAAPPMAAFVGPLSEYRVYLAGQASALVAAVTQLDAAIKAGDQAAARTAWIEARAPYKRIEAVAGRMADLENSIDPLPEYLAKREADPDFTGFHRIEYGLWAEGQGGTEGLAPVSARLLADVTTLKDRLRELKLAPAELAGTAARQAGHLSAGQITAGEDRWSGGDLQDIAAGLDGIAKSAGLMRVLVAEAAPDVATAYDKALVDAQGSVASLTAQPGHGDLDKAARADLAARFAALDQAIAAMNPAIGLN, from the coding sequence ATGACCGCGTCCGCGCCGGGACGCATGCTTCCGCTCGCCGTTGGCGGCGCAGCTCTGCTGGTGGTCCTTGGGGCTGGGGCGTTCTATGCCGCCACCCGCACGGCCAGCGGGCCAGAGCGTGGTAACGTCCACAAAGTCAGCGTCGGTCAGAACACCTGCGAGCCCGCGGATTTCACTGTGCCCGCGGGCCCGACCACCTTCGAGATTCACAACGAATCCGACCGGACGATCGAGTGGGAAATCCTGGACGGCGTCATGGTCGTCGAGGAGCGCGAGAATATCGCCCCGGGTTTCCATGCATTGGTAACCGGCCGCCTCAGCCCGGGCAGCTATCAGATCACCTGCGGGCTGCTGTCCAATCCGCGCGGCACCCTGACAGTCACCCGGTCCGAGGCCTCGGATGTCGCCAGTGCGGCGCCGCCCATGGCCGCGTTTGTCGGACCTTTGTCGGAATACCGGGTCTATCTGGCGGGGCAGGCCTCGGCGCTCGTGGCCGCAGTCACCCAGCTCGACGCCGCGATCAAGGCAGGCGATCAGGCCGCCGCCCGCACCGCCTGGATCGAGGCCCGCGCGCCCTACAAGCGCATCGAGGCGGTGGCCGGGCGCATGGCCGATCTCGAAAACAGCATCGATCCGCTGCCGGAATACCTGGCGAAACGCGAAGCTGACCCCGACTTTACCGGCTTTCATCGCATCGAATACGGCCTGTGGGCCGAGGGGCAGGGCGGCACCGAGGGGCTGGCCCCGGTCTCGGCCCGGCTGCTGGCGGATGTCACCACCCTCAAGGACCGGTTGCGTGAGTTGAAACTTGCCCCGGCCGAACTTGCGGGGACAGCGGCGCGTCAGGCGGGCCACCTGTCTGCAGGACAGATCACCGCGGGCGAGGATCGCTGGTCGGGCGGCGATCTGCAGGACATTGCGGCCGGCCTCGACGGCATCGCCAAATCGGCCGGACTGATGCGGGTGTTGGTGGCCGAGGCCGCGCCGGATGTCGCCACGGCCTATGACAAGGCGCTGGTTGACGCGCAGGGCAGCGTAGCCAGTTTGACCGCGCAGCCAGGCCATGGCGATCTGGACAAGGCTGCGCGTGCTGATCTGGCCGCCCGCTTTGCCGCGCTGGACCAGGCCATTGCCGCCATGAACCCGGCCATCGGGTTGAATTGA
- the efeU gene encoding iron uptake transporter permease EfeU, with amino-acid sequence MLAPFLIMLREGLEAALIVGIIASYLHRTGRRAWLPVIWIGVLLAIALSLFAGAALLTLSGEFPQKAQEAFEAVVGLIAVGVLTWMVFWMRRASVSMRDGLQGGVDRALAAPTGATWALLGMAFFATAREGLESVFFLLAIFQQSPGPMMPLAALAGVAVSILVGLLIYRGGVRINLRLFFRWTGILILFVAAGLLASVMRNLHEAGVWNHLQLVVVDLSAMLPTSSVFGTVLAGILGYDDTPTVGEVLVWAAYLAVTLPLYLRPSNLRPPAMARPLPVEARS; translated from the coding sequence ATGCTCGCACCATTCCTCATCATGTTGCGCGAGGGGCTCGAGGCTGCCCTCATCGTCGGCATCATCGCCTCATACTTGCACCGCACCGGCCGTCGCGCCTGGTTGCCGGTGATCTGGATCGGCGTTCTGCTGGCCATCGCCCTGTCGCTATTCGCCGGCGCTGCCCTGCTGACCCTCAGCGGCGAGTTCCCGCAAAAAGCCCAAGAGGCCTTCGAGGCGGTGGTCGGACTGATCGCCGTGGGCGTGCTGACCTGGATGGTATTCTGGATGCGCCGCGCCTCCGTTTCGATGCGGGACGGGCTGCAGGGCGGCGTCGACCGCGCGCTGGCGGCGCCGACCGGCGCCACTTGGGCGCTGCTCGGAATGGCATTCTTTGCCACCGCCCGCGAGGGGCTGGAATCGGTGTTCTTCCTGCTGGCGATCTTCCAGCAAAGCCCTGGCCCGATGATGCCGCTGGCCGCCTTGGCCGGGGTCGCGGTCTCGATCCTGGTCGGCCTGCTGATCTATCGCGGCGGGGTGCGTATCAACCTGCGCCTGTTCTTCCGATGGACCGGCATCCTGATCCTGTTCGTCGCCGCCGGCCTGCTGGCCAGCGTCATGCGCAACCTGCACGAGGCCGGGGTCTGGAACCATCTGCAGCTGGTGGTGGTGGACCTCAGCGCGATGCTGCCGACCTCCAGCGTGTTCGGCACGGTGCTGGCCGGCATCCTCGGCTATGACGACACCCCGACCGTGGGCGAGGTGCTGGTCTGGGCCGCCTATCTCGCGGTCACGCTGCCGCTCTACCTGCGGCCTTCGAACCTTCGTCCGCCTGCCATGGCTCGGCCGTTGCCAGTCGAGGCCCGGTCATGA
- a CDS encoding SDR family oxidoreductase, with the protein MSVDLQGKTAAVTGAASGIGLECARIMIEAGAQVVLIDRAQDRLQALCAELGPAAHPLVIDLLDGPQVSGMLGQIEGLLGAPLDILHANAGAYIGGAAAEGDPDAWDRMLNLNINAAFRSVRAVLPAMIERKTGDIIFTSSVAGVVPVVWEPIYTASKFAVQAFLHATRRQVSQHGIRMGAVLPGPVVTALLDDWPKAKMEEALANGSLMQPREVAEAVLFMLTRPRNVVIRDLVILPNSTDL; encoded by the coding sequence ATGAGCGTAGATTTGCAGGGCAAGACGGCGGCCGTAACCGGGGCCGCCTCCGGGATCGGTCTGGAATGTGCCCGCATCATGATCGAGGCCGGCGCGCAGGTCGTGCTGATCGACCGCGCGCAGGACCGGCTGCAGGCGCTGTGCGCCGAGTTGGGACCGGCCGCGCATCCGCTGGTAATCGATCTGCTGGACGGGCCGCAGGTGTCGGGCATGCTGGGGCAGATCGAGGGCCTGCTCGGCGCGCCGCTGGACATCCTTCATGCCAATGCCGGGGCCTATATCGGCGGCGCCGCGGCCGAGGGGGACCCCGACGCCTGGGACCGGATGCTGAACCTCAACATCAACGCCGCCTTCCGCAGCGTGCGGGCCGTGCTGCCCGCGATGATCGAGCGCAAGACCGGCGACATCATCTTTACCAGCAGCGTCGCCGGCGTCGTGCCCGTGGTATGGGAGCCGATCTACACCGCCTCGAAATTCGCGGTGCAGGCGTTCCTGCATGCCACGCGCCGCCAGGTCAGCCAGCATGGCATCCGCATGGGAGCGGTGCTGCCCGGCCCCGTCGTGACAGCGCTGCTGGACGACTGGCCCAAGGCCAAGATGGAAGAGGCATTGGCGAACGGCAGCCTGATGCAGCCGCGCGAGGTCGCCGAGGCGGTGCTGTTCATGCTGACCCGCCCCCGCAATGTCGTGATCCGCGATCTTGTGATCCTGCCCAACAGCACGGATTTGTAG